One Peribacillus simplex NBRC 15720 = DSM 1321 genomic region harbors:
- the mnmE gene encoding tRNA uridine-5-carboxymethylaminomethyl(34) synthesis GTPase MnmE, with translation MEFDTITAISTPLGEGAIAIVRISGDEAIEIADRIFKGPGGKGLLEVKSHTIHYGHLIQPKTGEIIEEVMVSVMMGPKTFTREDVVEINCHGGIVSVNRVLQLILSQGARLAEPGEFTKRAFLNGRIDLSQAEAVMDLIRAKTDKAMNVALGQMEGRLSKLIQNLRQEILQTLAQVEVNIDYPEYDDVEEMTHRLFLEKGSYVKDEIEKLLHTAQQGKILRDGLATVIIGRPNVGKSSLLNSLVHENKAIVTDIPGTTRDVIEEYVNVRGVPLKLVDTAGIRETEDIVERIGVERSRAVLKEADLILLVLNYSDDFTTEDEKLFQAVEGMDVIVIINKTDLPQKIDMVRVKEKAASHKIVSTSLLEDRGVDELEEAISSLFFEGSLETGDLTYVSNARHIALLGQALQSIEDAIEAIEMGTPVDLVQIDFTKAWELLGEIIGESVQDNLINQLFSQFCLGK, from the coding sequence ATGGAATTCGATACAATCACCGCTATCTCTACTCCCTTGGGGGAAGGGGCAATCGCCATCGTTAGAATCAGCGGTGATGAGGCCATAGAAATAGCCGATAGGATCTTTAAAGGACCAGGTGGCAAAGGATTGCTTGAAGTGAAATCACATACGATTCATTATGGCCACCTTATCCAGCCTAAAACAGGTGAAATCATAGAGGAAGTCATGGTTTCGGTCATGATGGGTCCAAAGACATTTACAAGAGAAGATGTAGTTGAAATAAATTGTCACGGTGGAATCGTTTCGGTCAATCGGGTATTGCAGCTTATTCTCTCACAAGGTGCTCGTTTAGCGGAACCTGGTGAATTTACGAAACGGGCATTTTTGAACGGCAGGATCGATCTTTCTCAAGCTGAGGCCGTTATGGATTTAATCCGTGCTAAAACGGATAAAGCCATGAATGTTGCATTAGGTCAAATGGAAGGCCGGCTTTCGAAATTAATCCAAAATCTGCGTCAGGAAATTTTACAGACCCTCGCTCAAGTCGAGGTAAATATAGATTATCCGGAATATGATGATGTCGAAGAAATGACGCATCGTTTATTTTTGGAAAAGGGAAGTTATGTGAAGGATGAAATAGAGAAACTGCTTCACACGGCCCAACAGGGGAAAATACTTCGGGATGGGCTTGCGACTGTTATCATAGGGCGCCCTAATGTCGGAAAATCTTCTTTGCTTAACAGCTTAGTTCATGAAAATAAAGCGATCGTCACTGATATTCCAGGTACAACACGTGACGTAATTGAAGAGTATGTCAATGTTCGCGGTGTACCGCTTAAACTTGTCGATACAGCAGGAATTCGCGAAACGGAAGATATCGTTGAGCGAATTGGAGTTGAACGGTCTCGTGCAGTATTAAAAGAGGCTGATTTAATTTTGCTTGTATTGAACTATTCCGATGATTTCACTACTGAAGATGAGAAACTATTTCAAGCTGTTGAGGGAATGGATGTTATCGTTATCATCAATAAAACCGACCTTCCACAAAAAATCGATATGGTAAGGGTTAAGGAAAAGGCGGCATCCCATAAAATTGTTTCCACTTCATTATTGGAGGATCGAGGGGTCGATGAATTGGAAGAAGCCATCTCTTCTTTATTTTTCGAGGGTTCTTTAGAAACGGGAGACCTGACCTATGTTTCCAATGCCAGGCATATAGCTTTGCTGGGACAGGCATTACAGTCTATCGAAGACGCAATCGAAGCTATTGAAATGGGTACGCCGGTTGATTTGGTTCAAATCGATTTCACGAAAGCATGGGAGCTCCTTGGAGAAATCATTGGCGAAAGCGTTCAGGATAATTTAATCAACCAATTGTTCTCTCAATTTTGTTTAGGAAAATAA
- a CDS encoding ParB/RepB/Spo0J family partition protein, whose protein sequence is MAKGLGKGLNALFNSGEISKDEIVCEIKLRELRPNPYQPRKSFRLEAIEELKQSIMEHGILQPIIARKSIKGYEIVAGERRYRAAKEAGLKTVPVVVRELSEQQMMELAILENLQREDLNPIEEATAYQTLLEKLEFTQEQLANRLGKSRPHIANHVRLLSLPEGIRRYISDGEISMGHGRALLGLKKKELLKPVVDKILKEGMNVRQLEQYIHQLNDTVSRETKSKKQDKKDIFIKQRETSLRERLGTSVTIKQSKKKGKIEIEFFSKEDLERILNLIDQENLSS, encoded by the coding sequence ATGGCTAAAGGGCTTGGCAAAGGACTTAACGCACTTTTCAACAGTGGAGAAATCAGTAAAGATGAAATCGTGTGCGAAATCAAATTAAGGGAATTAAGGCCAAATCCTTATCAGCCCCGAAAGAGCTTTAGGCTTGAAGCTATAGAGGAATTAAAGCAATCTATCATGGAACACGGGATATTACAGCCGATTATTGCCCGGAAAAGTATTAAGGGATATGAAATCGTGGCTGGGGAAAGGCGTTATCGTGCTGCCAAGGAAGCTGGTTTGAAGACAGTTCCTGTCGTTGTTAGGGAATTGAGTGAACAGCAGATGATGGAACTGGCGATTTTGGAAAACCTGCAACGGGAAGATTTGAATCCGATCGAGGAGGCTACCGCGTATCAAACGCTTCTTGAAAAATTGGAATTTACCCAGGAGCAGTTGGCCAATCGGCTGGGTAAAAGTCGACCCCATATAGCAAACCATGTTAGATTACTATCTTTGCCTGAAGGGATTAGGAGATATATCTCTGACGGGGAAATTTCCATGGGGCATGGCCGGGCATTGCTAGGTTTAAAGAAAAAAGAGCTGCTTAAGCCGGTAGTGGATAAAATCCTCAAAGAGGGTATGAATGTCAGACAGCTAGAGCAATATATACATCAATTGAATGATACCGTTTCACGTGAAACCAAATCCAAGAAACAAGATAAAAAAGATATATTCATAAAGCAACGGGAGACAAGTCTGCGTGAAAGACTAGGAACGAGCGTAACGATAAAACAAAGCAAGAAAAAAGGAAAAATAGAAATAGAATTCTTTTCAAAAGAAGATTTAGAGAGAATTTTGAACTTGATCGATCAAGAGAACCTTTCCTCTTAG
- a CDS encoding ParA family protein, translating to MGKILAIANQKGGVGKTTTSVSLSACLAYIGQKVLMVDIDPQGNATSGAGIDKADVEQCIYDVLVDDVEASTVIMETKVENLYAIPATIQLAGAEIELVPTISREVRLKRALEDVQSQYDYIVIDCPPSLGLLTLNALTAADAVLIPVQCEYYALEGLSQLLNTVRLVQKHLNHDLKIEGVLLTMLDARTNLGLQVIEEVKKYFQDKVYQTIIPRNVRLSEAPSHGEPIIIYDPKSRGAEVYLELAKEVVSNG from the coding sequence GTGGGTAAGATTCTCGCCATTGCCAATCAAAAGGGCGGTGTTGGAAAAACGACAACTTCTGTCAGTCTAAGTGCCTGTCTTGCATACATAGGACAGAAAGTCTTAATGGTCGATATTGACCCGCAGGGAAATGCGACAAGCGGTGCAGGTATTGACAAAGCAGATGTGGAACAATGTATTTATGATGTATTGGTTGATGATGTCGAGGCCAGTACCGTTATCATGGAAACAAAGGTAGAAAACCTATATGCTATACCTGCGACTATTCAACTTGCAGGTGCAGAAATTGAACTTGTTCCAACCATCTCAAGGGAAGTCCGATTAAAAAGGGCGTTAGAAGATGTACAAAGCCAATATGATTACATTGTGATTGACTGTCCTCCATCATTGGGTTTACTTACGCTTAATGCCTTAACTGCCGCTGATGCAGTTTTGATTCCGGTACAATGTGAATATTATGCATTGGAGGGTTTGAGTCAACTATTGAATACGGTCCGCCTCGTCCAAAAGCATTTGAACCATGATTTGAAAATCGAGGGTGTGTTATTGACGATGCTGGATGCAAGAACAAATTTAGGTCTCCAGGTCATAGAAGAAGTCAAAAAATACTTTCAGGATAAAGTCTATCAAACCATCATTCCCCGCAATGTCCGTTTGAGTGAAGCACCGAGCCATGGAGAACCGATAATTATATATGATCCAAAGTCACGAGGAGCGGAGGTCTATCTAGAACTGGCAAAGGAAGTGGTATCAAATGGCTAA
- the rnpA gene encoding ribonuclease P protein component produces MKKKLRIKKEDEFQLVFKKGESSANRQFVVYVLEKPGQDYFRIGLSVSKKIGNAVVRNQIKRYIRQAFLELKEDIEEGKDYIVIARKPAAEMDFFQVKSSLIHVLKRSKSLNFKMKKQ; encoded by the coding sequence ATGAAAAAAAAGTTAAGGATTAAGAAAGAGGACGAATTTCAGCTTGTGTTTAAAAAAGGTGAATCTTCTGCTAATCGGCAATTCGTTGTCTATGTCCTTGAAAAGCCGGGTCAGGATTATTTTCGGATCGGCCTTTCAGTCAGTAAAAAAATCGGGAACGCCGTTGTAAGGAACCAAATTAAAAGATACATACGGCAAGCGTTTTTGGAATTGAAAGAAGATATAGAAGAGGGTAAGGATTATATTGTGATTGCTCGAAAGCCAGCGGCGGAGATGGACTTTTTTCAGGTGAAAAGCAGCTTGATCCATGTCCTGAAACGTTCTAAATCACTAAACTTTAAAATGAAAAAACAATAA
- the spoIIIJ gene encoding YidC family membrane integrase SpoIIIJ yields the protein MKKRILLIIGLASIMMLLAGCTEIKEPITADSEGFWNSYIVYPLSALIIWLSEAFGENYGLGIIGVTLIIRLALLPLMIKQVKSSKAMQAIQPEMKELQAKYSSKDAATQQKLQQETMALFSKYNVNPLAGCLPILVQMPILIGFYHAISRTEEIALHSFLWFDLGSPDPYYILPVVAGITTFIQQKMSMVGMNSNPQMAAQMTMMLYIMPIMIVVFAINFPAALSLYWVVGNLFGIVQTYFIKGPDLRKAAAENAGGAKKK from the coding sequence TTGAAAAAACGAATATTACTCATTATTGGACTAGCCTCGATAATGATGTTGTTAGCAGGGTGTACGGAAATTAAAGAACCTATTACTGCGGATAGTGAAGGTTTTTGGAATTCATACATTGTCTATCCATTATCAGCCCTGATCATTTGGCTTTCTGAAGCATTTGGTGAGAACTATGGTTTGGGAATCATCGGTGTTACACTAATCATTCGCTTAGCATTACTTCCATTAATGATCAAACAGGTGAAAAGCTCGAAAGCAATGCAGGCCATTCAGCCTGAAATGAAAGAACTTCAAGCAAAATACAGCTCAAAAGATGCTGCCACACAACAAAAACTACAGCAAGAAACAATGGCTCTATTTTCAAAATATAATGTGAATCCATTGGCGGGATGTTTGCCGATATTGGTACAAATGCCGATTTTGATCGGATTTTACCATGCAATCAGCCGTACGGAAGAAATTGCTTTACATAGTTTTCTTTGGTTTGATTTAGGTTCCCCGGATCCTTATTATATTTTACCGGTCGTTGCAGGTATCACGACTTTTATCCAGCAAAAGATGTCCATGGTTGGAATGAACTCCAATCCACAAATGGCGGCACAAATGACGATGATGCTATACATCATGCCAATCATGATTGTTGTTTTTGCTATTAATTTCCCCGCTGCTCTTTCTCTTTACTGGGTAGTTGGTAACCTTTTTGGTATCGTTCAAACATATTTCATCAAAGGTCCGGATCTTAGAAAAGCAGCTGCGGAAAACGCGGGAGGGGCAAAGAAAAAGTGA
- the mnmG gene encoding tRNA uridine-5-carboxymethylaminomethyl(34) synthesis enzyme MnmG translates to MQYEAGNYDVIVIGAGHAGSEAGLAAARVGAKTLMITINLDMVAFMPCNPSVGGPAKGIVVREIDALGGEMGKNIDKTHIQMRMLNTAKGPAVRALRAQADKFLYQQEMKKTIEDQENLTLIQGMVEELIVENDVCTGVITKTGAVYRAKTVVITTGTYLRGEIILGELKYSSGPNNQQPSIRLSEHLEQLGFDLVRFKTGTPPRVNSSSIDYSKTEIQPGDEVPRAFSYETTKFITDQLPCWLTYTNEGTHQLIDENLHRSPMYSGMIKGTGPRYCPSIEDKVVRFNDKPRHQIFLEPEGRNTKEVYVQGLSTSLPEDVQVKILQTIPGLEKAEMMRAGYAIEYDAIVPTQLWPTLETKKIKNLYTAGQINGTSGYEEAAGQGLMAGINAGLNAMGKEELILSRSDAYIGVLIDDLVTKGTNEPYRLLTSRAEYRLLLRHDNADLRLTEIGFNIGMIKEERYNRFLMKKEAVEMEKERLKSNFIKPTKEVQEVITASGGSELKDGIRASDLLKRPEMDYSHIQRLAPSDVELSDEVTEQVEIQIKYEGYIEKSLQQVDRLKKMENKKIPENIDYDAISGLATEARQKLKQVHPLSVAQASRISGVNPADVSILLVYLEQGKIARVSQ, encoded by the coding sequence ATGCAATACGAAGCAGGTAACTATGATGTCATTGTTATTGGTGCCGGTCATGCTGGCAGTGAGGCAGGCCTTGCAGCTGCAAGAGTCGGAGCTAAAACGTTGATGATCACCATTAACTTGGATATGGTCGCCTTTATGCCATGCAATCCCTCCGTTGGCGGGCCGGCAAAAGGGATAGTCGTTAGGGAAATTGACGCTCTAGGCGGTGAAATGGGAAAAAATATCGACAAGACCCATATTCAAATGAGGATGCTCAATACGGCTAAAGGCCCGGCTGTTCGTGCGTTGCGGGCGCAGGCAGATAAATTTCTCTATCAACAAGAAATGAAAAAGACGATAGAAGACCAAGAAAATTTGACATTGATTCAAGGAATGGTAGAGGAATTAATTGTTGAAAACGATGTATGTACGGGTGTAATCACTAAAACAGGCGCGGTGTACCGTGCGAAAACTGTCGTAATTACGACGGGAACATATTTACGCGGTGAAATCATTTTAGGGGAACTGAAATATTCAAGCGGCCCTAATAATCAGCAGCCTTCCATCAGGCTTTCTGAACATTTAGAGCAGTTAGGATTTGATTTGGTCCGTTTTAAAACAGGAACGCCGCCACGTGTGAATAGTTCTTCCATAGATTACAGCAAAACGGAAATTCAGCCTGGCGATGAAGTGCCACGTGCATTTTCTTATGAAACAACAAAGTTCATAACGGATCAATTGCCATGCTGGTTAACGTACACGAATGAGGGGACACATCAACTCATTGACGAGAATCTACACCGTTCACCAATGTATTCTGGAATGATAAAAGGAACTGGTCCGCGTTATTGTCCATCGATAGAAGATAAAGTCGTCCGTTTTAATGATAAACCACGGCATCAAATCTTCCTGGAACCTGAAGGTCGCAATACAAAGGAAGTTTATGTGCAAGGTTTATCCACCAGTCTGCCTGAAGATGTACAAGTGAAGATCCTGCAAACAATTCCAGGACTTGAAAAGGCGGAAATGATGCGTGCTGGATATGCAATTGAATATGATGCTATCGTTCCTACACAGCTATGGCCTACACTTGAAACGAAGAAAATCAAAAATCTTTATACTGCTGGCCAAATTAACGGGACATCCGGCTACGAGGAAGCAGCAGGACAAGGATTGATGGCCGGTATTAATGCAGGATTGAATGCAATGGGTAAAGAAGAACTGATTTTAAGCCGTTCGGATGCCTATATTGGTGTTCTCATTGATGACCTTGTAACGAAAGGCACGAATGAACCATACCGATTGCTGACTTCACGTGCAGAATATCGTTTATTATTGCGTCATGATAATGCCGATTTACGCTTAACGGAAATAGGATTCAATATTGGAATGATCAAAGAAGAACGCTACAATCGTTTCCTTATGAAAAAAGAAGCGGTTGAAATGGAAAAGGAACGACTAAAATCAAACTTCATCAAACCGACCAAAGAAGTACAAGAGGTCATTACTGCAAGTGGCGGCAGTGAGTTAAAGGATGGAATCCGTGCCTCCGATTTATTGAAACGGCCTGAAATGGATTATTCCCATATTCAAAGGTTGGCGCCAAGTGATGTCGAACTGAGCGATGAAGTGACGGAACAGGTCGAAATCCAGATCAAGTATGAAGGATATATCGAAAAATCTTTGCAGCAAGTCGATCGCCTGAAAAAAATGGAGAATAAAAAGATTCCAGAGAATATCGATTATGATGCAATTTCTGGTCTTGCAACGGAAGCACGTCAAAAGTTAAAGCAGGTCCACCCGCTATCAGTAGCTCAGGCTTCAAGAATTTCCGGTGTGAATCCCGCTGATGTTTCCATTTTGCTTGTTTATTTGGAACAAGGTAAGATTGCCAGAGTATCTCAGTAA
- the jag gene encoding RNA-binding cell elongation regulator Jag/EloR, whose translation MKKVTATGQSVEEAVNLALAQLNSTKDRVEIEIEDEGKKGFFGLFGARKAIVHVTLPSDPIEETLGFLKNVSVEMGVNAQIDVTRKGKNVTFHLSGDKIALMIGKRGQTLNSLQYLAQLVANRYSKQFLNITVDAEDYRNRRTDTLIQLAERMANKAIKTGKAVSLEPMPSYERKVIHNALLDYPKIKTTSSGTEPYRHLVITPLK comes from the coding sequence GTGAAAAAAGTAACTGCTACAGGACAATCTGTCGAAGAAGCAGTAAATTTAGCTTTAGCTCAACTGAACAGCACTAAGGATCGCGTGGAGATTGAAATAGAAGATGAAGGCAAAAAAGGATTTTTTGGTTTATTTGGTGCAAGGAAGGCAATTGTCCATGTGACATTGCCTTCTGATCCCATTGAAGAGACACTTGGATTCTTGAAGAATGTCAGCGTGGAAATGGGAGTCAATGCACAAATTGATGTCACCCGTAAAGGTAAGAACGTAACATTCCATTTATCAGGTGATAAAATTGCATTAATGATTGGAAAAAGGGGTCAAACACTAAATTCACTTCAGTATTTAGCACAGCTGGTAGCAAATCGATATTCGAAGCAGTTTTTGAATATTACTGTAGATGCAGAAGATTATCGAAATCGCCGCACTGACACTTTAATCCAATTGGCTGAAAGAATGGCGAATAAAGCCATAAAAACAGGTAAAGCTGTTTCACTGGAGCCGATGCCATCCTATGAACGTAAGGTCATCCATAATGCTCTCTTGGATTATCCAAAAATAAAAACAACTTCAAGTGGGACGGAGCCATATCGCCACTTGGTCATTACTCCACTTAAATGA
- a CDS encoding DUF554 domain-containing protein — protein sequence MVLLGALVNGACILIGSILGRFLQHIPEKIKETVMSGIGLAVMVLGLQMGFKSDNFLVVILSIVGGAVLGEWMNLEGRLNSLGNWIERRMKAKEGTSISQGFVTATLIFGIGAMAIIGALDSGIRNDHDVLITKAIIDGFTALVLASTLGIGVLFSAFPIILYEGFIAIFSMQINTMIPTALMDSFILEMTATGGVMILAIGLNIIGVTKIRVANLLPGIMITAILVTFMYYV from the coding sequence ATGGTATTATTAGGGGCTTTGGTGAATGGTGCCTGCATTTTAATCGGTTCGATCTTAGGAAGGTTTTTACAACATATACCTGAAAAGATAAAAGAAACGGTCATGAGCGGTATCGGTTTAGCCGTCATGGTCTTAGGTTTGCAGATGGGGTTTAAAAGCGATAATTTCCTTGTTGTCATTTTAAGTATTGTCGGAGGGGCTGTCCTAGGTGAATGGATGAATCTTGAGGGTAGGCTTAATTCTTTAGGTAATTGGATTGAACGCAGGATGAAAGCGAAGGAAGGAACTTCGATATCTCAGGGATTTGTAACGGCTACGCTCATATTTGGGATTGGGGCGATGGCCATTATCGGTGCCCTGGATAGCGGTATCCGGAATGATCATGACGTTTTGATAACAAAAGCGATCATCGATGGATTTACAGCACTGGTTCTCGCCAGCACGCTTGGCATAGGTGTACTTTTTTCAGCATTTCCGATCATTCTTTATGAGGGATTCATAGCGATTTTTTCAATGCAGATCAATACGATGATCCCAACTGCTTTAATGGATTCCTTCATATTGGAAATGACGGCAACTGGGGGAGTCATGATTTTGGCAATTGGATTGAATATTATCGGTGTCACCAAAATAAGGGTGGCGAATCTGCTTCCAGGCATAATGATCACCGCCATTCTGGTTACTTTCATGTATTATGTATAA
- the noc gene encoding nucleoid occlusion protein: MKHPFSRFFGFGEKEEEQLEMETPSNNNEEIRKISISDIVPNRFQPRTVFNDDKIAELAQTIHTHGIIQPIVVRAYGQGKYEIIAGERRFRAMQKLGWELAPAIIKDFTDTETASVALIENLQREELTPIEEALAYGKLLELHSLTQEALAQRLGIGQSTVANKLRLLKLPQEVQDALLQKQITERHARSLIPLKSPEKQLKLLMEIIEKGLNVKQTEEQVVKLLTGTVQKPKPKRKAFSKDMRIAVNTIRQSLSMVTDNGINLDAEEEEFEEYYQFTIKIPKKKS; the protein is encoded by the coding sequence ATGAAGCATCCTTTTTCGCGGTTCTTTGGGTTTGGCGAAAAGGAAGAAGAGCAACTAGAGATGGAGACACCTAGCAATAATAATGAAGAGATAAGAAAAATTTCCATTTCTGATATTGTGCCTAATCGATTTCAACCAAGGACCGTTTTTAATGACGATAAAATTGCTGAATTGGCTCAAACGATTCATACACATGGGATCATTCAACCGATTGTAGTAAGGGCTTATGGTCAGGGAAAATATGAAATCATTGCAGGTGAGCGTCGTTTCCGTGCCATGCAAAAGCTTGGCTGGGAATTGGCACCTGCTATAATCAAAGATTTCACCGATACAGAAACGGCTTCCGTTGCGCTGATAGAAAACCTTCAGCGTGAAGAACTGACACCGATTGAAGAAGCTTTGGCTTACGGAAAACTATTGGAGCTGCATAGTTTAACCCAAGAAGCTCTGGCACAAAGACTGGGAATAGGCCAATCTACCGTGGCGAATAAGCTTCGGCTGCTTAAGCTGCCACAAGAGGTTCAGGATGCACTTCTTCAAAAGCAAATTACGGAACGCCATGCCCGCTCGTTGATACCGTTAAAGAGTCCTGAAAAGCAGCTTAAACTGCTTATGGAAATCATCGAAAAAGGGTTAAACGTCAAGCAGACCGAAGAGCAGGTCGTCAAGCTCTTAACGGGTACTGTGCAGAAGCCGAAACCTAAGCGAAAAGCGTTTAGTAAAGACATGAGGATTGCCGTGAATACCATACGCCAATCACTCAGTATGGTTACAGACAATGGAATAAATTTGGATGCAGAGGAAGAAGAATTCGAGGAGTATTATCAGTTCACGATTAAAATACCCAAGAAAAAATCTTGA
- the rsmG gene encoding 16S rRNA (guanine(527)-N(7))-methyltransferase RsmG: MNIEQFQQALLEKGIKLSPQQLDQFDTYYRLLVEWNEKMNLTAITDKEEVYLKHFYDSISAAFYFDFNKTYRICDVGAGAGFPSIPLKICFPDIHVSIVDSLNKRISFLNHLADSLQLKGVSFYHDRAETFAQKQEHRESYDIVMARAVARMSVLSELCLPLVKLDGTFIAMKAASAQDEMDTGKKAIFTLGGEIEEIHPFTLPEENSERNIITVKKVKKTPKKYPRKPGTPNKQPIE, encoded by the coding sequence ATGAATATTGAACAGTTCCAACAAGCACTGCTGGAGAAAGGGATCAAGCTTTCTCCTCAACAGCTTGATCAGTTTGACACTTATTATCGATTATTGGTGGAATGGAACGAAAAGATGAACTTAACAGCCATCACTGATAAAGAAGAAGTTTATCTTAAGCATTTTTATGATTCAATCAGTGCAGCCTTTTATTTTGACTTTAACAAAACGTATCGAATTTGCGATGTTGGGGCTGGAGCTGGATTTCCGAGTATTCCATTGAAGATTTGTTTCCCTGATATCCACGTCTCGATTGTGGATTCCTTAAATAAGCGAATTTCTTTTTTGAATCACCTTGCGGATTCCTTGCAATTAAAGGGAGTTTCCTTCTATCATGACCGGGCGGAAACCTTCGCCCAAAAACAGGAGCATCGCGAATCCTATGATATTGTCATGGCAAGGGCCGTAGCCAGGATGTCGGTTTTAAGTGAACTATGTTTGCCGCTCGTTAAACTGGATGGGACGTTCATTGCCATGAAAGCGGCTAGTGCACAAGATGAAATGGACACAGGGAAGAAGGCGATTTTTACGTTAGGCGGAGAAATCGAAGAAATTCATCCTTTCACATTGCCAGAGGAAAATAGTGAAAGAAACATCATTACTGTAAAAAAAGTGAAGAAGACTCCTAAAAAATACCCGAGAAAACCAGGGACACCGAATAAGCAGCCTATAGAATAA